The Pseudomonas fluorescens genome includes a window with the following:
- a CDS encoding aldo/keto reductase family oxidoreductase — MNIAGKAGSFLLGDRTVNRMGYGAMQLAGPQVFGPPKDPAAAVAVLREALASGVNHIDTADFYGPHVTNQLIREALHPYAQDLVIVTKVGAVRGADASWNPAHSPAELTRAVHDNLHNLGVEVLDVVNLRVWGDLHSPTEDSIEESFTTLAELQRQGLIRHLGLSNVTAAQVKQAQGIAQVVCVQNHYNLTHRDDEHLIADLGRQGIAYVPFFPLGGFTPLQSQTLSSVAARLQASPLCVALAWLLQRAPNLLLIPGTSSLAHLRENLSASELKIPAPMLAELDALA, encoded by the coding sequence ATGAACATTGCAGGCAAGGCAGGCAGCTTTTTACTGGGCGATCGCACGGTCAATCGCATGGGTTACGGCGCGATGCAGTTGGCGGGGCCCCAGGTCTTCGGACCGCCGAAAGACCCGGCGGCCGCCGTCGCCGTGCTGCGCGAAGCATTGGCGAGCGGGGTCAACCACATCGACACCGCCGATTTCTATGGGCCCCATGTCACCAACCAACTGATCCGTGAAGCGCTGCACCCTTATGCCCAGGACCTGGTCATCGTGACCAAGGTCGGTGCCGTGCGCGGTGCCGATGCGTCCTGGAACCCGGCCCACAGCCCCGCCGAGCTGACTCGGGCGGTCCACGACAATCTGCACAACCTGGGCGTGGAGGTCCTGGACGTGGTCAACCTGCGGGTGTGGGGTGACCTGCATTCGCCCACGGAAGATTCCATTGAGGAATCGTTCACGACACTGGCCGAGCTGCAGCGCCAGGGCCTCATCCGTCACCTGGGCCTGAGCAACGTCACGGCCGCGCAGGTCAAGCAGGCCCAAGGCATTGCCCAGGTGGTCTGCGTGCAGAACCACTACAACCTGACCCATCGCGACGACGAACACCTTATCGCCGACCTGGGCCGGCAGGGCATCGCCTACGTGCCGTTCTTCCCCTTGGGCGGCTTCACACCGCTGCAATCGCAAACCCTTTCCAGCGTGGCAGCGCGCTTGCAGGCGTCACCGCTGTGCGTGGCCCTGGCGTGGTTGCTGCAACGTGCGCCGAATCTGCTGCTGATTCCCGGCACATCGTCCCTGGCGCACCTGCGGGAAAACCTCTCGGCGAGTGAGCTGAAGATCCCTGCGCCGATGCTCGCCGAGCTGGACGCGTTGGCCTAG